A genomic segment from Vagococcus zengguangii encodes:
- a CDS encoding DEAD/DEAH box helicase, whose amino-acid sequence MLKRLVGRKLLMKELEEKEQLAVQHDEQVTILPTIVMENGRVRCFRCGHSLKKYAQQELLVGRLRYYCRFCLRMGKIDEDSVLYHQPNERTTLREVACVWQGQLTIFQQRLAQHLVINYKKQQDSLVHAVTGAGKTEMLYPLIIEVVNQGGTICLAAPRTDVCIELYKRIEPLFTCAICLIHGNSEKPFDMPPIVICTTHQLLRYYQAFDCIVLDEVDAFPFQGNPSLSYAVEQALKIDGQKVLLTATPSQEQLQQVKQNKLLKEELFLRYHGRPLPVPKLVYCSCNLNSRQKIPKTLHRLLLTQLSGARRTLIFVPTIEIGKQLMVRLRHAFPSVKIANVSSIDEERHRKVEEMRQETVDWLITTTILERGVTFANIDVIVFGAHHRIYKTSSLVQIAGRVGRKSEFPNGVVYFLHEGQSRAMKQCRKQIIKMNQIGVALQDELSKL is encoded by the coding sequence ATGTTGAAACGATTAGTAGGACGTAAACTATTGATGAAAGAATTGGAAGAAAAAGAACAACTAGCTGTACAACATGATGAACAGGTCACGATATTACCAACAATAGTTATGGAAAATGGTCGAGTACGCTGTTTTCGTTGTGGTCACTCTTTGAAAAAATATGCACAACAAGAACTATTAGTAGGGAGACTTCGCTACTACTGTCGTTTTTGTTTGCGAATGGGGAAAATTGATGAGGATAGCGTGCTTTATCATCAACCGAACGAACGTACGACTTTACGTGAAGTGGCATGTGTTTGGCAAGGACAATTGACTATTTTTCAGCAACGATTAGCCCAACATTTAGTGATTAATTATAAGAAACAACAAGATAGCTTGGTTCATGCGGTGACAGGGGCTGGCAAGACTGAAATGCTTTATCCGTTAATAATTGAAGTAGTGAATCAAGGGGGAACAATATGTTTAGCTGCCCCCAGAACAGATGTCTGTATTGAGTTATATAAGCGAATTGAGCCGTTGTTTACTTGTGCCATTTGCTTAATTCATGGGAATAGCGAGAAACCGTTTGATATGCCACCGATAGTCATTTGCACCACGCATCAATTATTACGCTATTATCAAGCGTTTGATTGCATTGTATTAGATGAGGTGGATGCTTTCCCGTTTCAGGGCAACCCATCGTTGTCTTACGCGGTGGAGCAGGCCCTAAAGATTGACGGCCAAAAAGTGTTGCTAACTGCTACACCAAGTCAAGAACAGCTTCAGCAAGTCAAACAGAATAAGTTGTTGAAAGAAGAATTATTTTTACGCTATCATGGTCGTCCGTTACCAGTGCCTAAATTAGTCTATTGTTCATGTAATCTTAACAGTCGCCAAAAAATTCCTAAAACATTGCATCGATTACTATTGACGCAATTAAGCGGTGCACGCCGGACATTAATTTTTGTGCCGACGATTGAAATAGGTAAGCAGTTGATGGTTCGACTAAGGCATGCTTTTCCAAGTGTCAAGATTGCCAACGTATCGTCGATTGATGAAGAACGTCATCGAAAAGTTGAGGAGATGCGACAGGAAACAGTTGATTGGCTCATAACAACGACGATATTAGAACGTGGGGTTACGTTTGCTAATATTGATGTGATTGTTTTTGGAGCCCATCATCGTATTTATAAGACGTCTTCTTTGGTTCAAATTGCCGGTCGCGTGGGGCGTAAAAGTGAATTTCCAAATGGTGTTGTTTATTTTTTACATGAAGGACAATCCAGAGCGATGAAACAATGTCGTAAGCAAATTATTAAAATGAATCAAATAGGAGTTGCGTTACAAGATGAATTGTCTAAATTGTGA
- a CDS encoding YtxH domain-containing protein, whose translation MSKKNNGGFLLGAIIGGAAAAAAALLMAPKAGKETREELLDQMDDLKAKSSDYTQLAKDKGSKALSKAQDIKESTLSTLKRNSEELADDLKETVEKSEWEDRLDNLVDGAQDIVLDVKEMSTKAVNRAQEVASDFKDGVQSAFDKSETDELIADAKDAVDETVTTAKDAAADVADAVETTTEEIKDEVDHHLS comes from the coding sequence ATGAGTAAGAAAAATAATGGCGGATTTTTACTAGGGGCAATTATTGGGGGAGCAGCCGCAGCTGCAGCAGCGTTATTAATGGCGCCAAAAGCTGGTAAAGAAACACGTGAAGAACTATTAGATCAAATGGATGATTTAAAAGCAAAGTCTTCTGATTACACGCAATTAGCAAAAGATAAAGGCAGCAAAGCTCTATCTAAAGCGCAAGATATTAAAGAATCAACTCTTTCAACATTAAAACGTAATTCTGAAGAATTAGCCGATGATTTAAAAGAAACGGTTGAAAAATCTGAATGGGAAGATCGTTTAGATAACTTAGTAGATGGAGCACAAGATATCGTATTAGATGTCAAAGAAATGTCAACCAAAGCAGTCAACCGTGCACAAGAAGTGGCATCAGACTTTAAAGACGGTGTTCAATCAGCATTTGATAAATCGGAAACAGACGAATTGATAGCTGATGCTAAAGATGCTGTTGATGAAACAGTCACAACGGCTAAAGATGCCGCAGCTGACGTGGCCGATGCAGTTGAAACAACAACCGAAGAAATTAAAGATGAAGTGGATCATCATTTAAGCTAA
- the hpf gene encoding ribosome hibernation-promoting factor, HPF/YfiA family — translation MLKFNVRGENIEVTEAIRNYVEKRVSKLEKYFDKDQNIEATAHVNLKVYADKDAKVEVTIPLPYLVLRAEETSHDLYASIDLVVDKLERQIRKFKTKIHRKQREVSEKDLAATFFIDTKDVEEHDENEIEIVRTKRLSLKPMDSEEAILQMNMLGHNFFIFEDAETNGTSIVYVRKDGKYGLIETD, via the coding sequence ATGCTAAAGTTTAATGTCAGAGGAGAAAATATCGAGGTTACAGAGGCTATTAGAAATTATGTTGAAAAACGTGTTTCAAAATTAGAAAAATATTTCGATAAAGACCAAAATATTGAAGCAACAGCACACGTGAATTTAAAAGTGTATGCTGATAAAGATGCGAAAGTGGAAGTAACCATTCCATTGCCATACCTAGTATTAAGGGCAGAAGAAACATCACACGATTTGTATGCAAGTATTGACTTGGTGGTTGATAAATTAGAAAGACAAATCAGAAAATTTAAAACTAAAATTCATCGTAAACAACGTGAGGTATCAGAGAAAGACTTAGCTGCAACGTTCTTTATTGATACAAAAGACGTGGAAGAACATGATGAAAATGAAATCGAAATCGTTCGTACAAAACGCTTATCATTGAAACCGATGGATAGTGAAGAGGCTATTTTACAAATGAATATGTTAGGTCATAATTTCTTTATCTTCGAGGATGCAGAAACAAATGGTACAAGCATTGTTTATGTACGTAAAGATGGTAAATATGGCTTAATTGAAACAGACTAA
- a CDS encoding alpha/beta hydrolase — MKKEFYFSSSRQQKKIHAIIWLPDYQPKGIVQIVHGMAEHIERYTKFADFLTKNGWGVIGHDHLGHGQSVTELSDYGYFDKSNGTGVLIEDTYRLTTIIRKKFPNTKLVLLGHSMGSLIARNYLKKYSNAVDASILMGTSAGRVDLNLGLSLAKQLNRFSPKKINPKLDKVAFGSFNKSFSEDSKFNWLSKNQQNVQKYEQDKLCGFTFTNNGFYTLFQLTKQANEKGWANSIREGLPILVISGEKDPVGEFGKGPRKVIADLRQSVHSKLTLHLYQELRHEILNEDDNDLIMNDLLGWIEKHV, encoded by the coding sequence ATGAAAAAAGAATTCTACTTTTCATCATCACGTCAACAAAAAAAAATCCATGCGATTATTTGGTTACCTGACTATCAACCAAAAGGCATCGTCCAAATCGTTCATGGGATGGCTGAACATATCGAACGTTACACTAAATTTGCTGATTTCTTAACCAAAAACGGCTGGGGAGTTATCGGTCATGATCATCTTGGGCATGGACAATCCGTCACCGAACTCAGCGACTACGGCTATTTTGATAAAAGCAATGGGACAGGTGTACTCATTGAAGATACTTACCGATTAACAACGATTATCAGAAAAAAATTCCCTAATACTAAATTAGTACTACTCGGCCACAGCATGGGCTCGCTCATCGCTCGTAATTATTTAAAAAAATATAGCAACGCTGTAGATGCCAGTATTCTTATGGGAACAAGTGCTGGACGTGTTGATTTGAATTTGGGATTATCGTTAGCTAAACAATTGAATCGATTTTCTCCTAAAAAAATCAACCCTAAACTAGATAAAGTGGCATTTGGTAGTTTTAACAAATCATTCTCTGAAGACTCCAAATTTAATTGGTTATCAAAAAACCAACAGAATGTGCAAAAATATGAACAAGATAAACTTTGTGGCTTTACGTTTACCAATAACGGCTTTTATACGTTGTTTCAATTAACAAAACAAGCCAATGAAAAAGGTTGGGCGAATAGTATACGGGAAGGTTTACCGATTTTAGTCATTAGTGGTGAAAAGGATCCTGTTGGCGAATTTGGGAAAGGCCCCCGAAAAGTTATCGCTGACTTGCGCCAATCTGTCCACAGCAAATTAACACTTCATCTCTACCAAGAATTACGTCATGAAATTTTAAATGAGGACGACAATGATTTAATTATGAATGACTTACTTGGTTGGATAGAAAAACACGTCTAA
- a CDS encoding Y-family DNA polymerase translates to MNPTFDYSKEPSRDILCLDCKSFYASVECVERGLDPLDAKLVVMSYPSDNPKERGSGLILASSPMAKKAYGISNISRARDLPYPYPDDLVIAPPRMRLYMEKNQEINEIYKQFADDQNHHVYSVDESFLDVTDGLKMYGVANAFEMARLIQREVYFKTGIYTTVGIGDNPLLAKLALDNESKHHRHMKAEWRYQDVPNKLWKIPRLTDFWGIGHRTAKRLEALNIHSIAELAQADYYVLKSRLGVVGTQLYAHAWGIDRTFLGQPYQPQSKSVGNSQVLPRNYHDARELEIVIIEMADQVGTRLRRLGAKAQVVSLSLGFSLGYINREGKTSVKKQLKISPTNTSRELARHLLQIFRHQYQQEEVRTVAINTSELIFTNALQLDLFSEPEEQIKQVRVDYVVDTIRKKYGFCSLIHANSLLEGGRAIARASLVGGHAGGMGGLD, encoded by the coding sequence ATGAATCCAACATTTGATTATAGTAAGGAGCCATCACGTGATATTTTGTGCCTGGATTGTAAGTCGTTTTACGCTTCGGTTGAGTGTGTTGAAAGAGGATTAGATCCACTAGATGCCAAACTTGTGGTGATGAGTTATCCTAGTGATAATCCTAAAGAACGTGGTAGTGGACTGATTTTAGCCAGTTCACCGATGGCTAAAAAAGCGTATGGCATTTCAAATATCTCTCGTGCCCGTGATTTGCCTTATCCGTATCCTGATGATTTAGTCATTGCACCACCTCGTATGCGATTGTATATGGAAAAAAATCAAGAAATCAATGAGATTTACAAACAATTTGCCGATGATCAAAATCATCATGTTTATTCAGTTGATGAAAGTTTTCTTGATGTGACGGATGGATTGAAAATGTATGGTGTAGCGAATGCTTTTGAGATGGCGCGCTTGATTCAGCGTGAGGTTTATTTTAAGACGGGAATTTACACGACGGTTGGAATTGGTGATAATCCATTACTAGCTAAGTTAGCGCTAGATAATGAATCGAAACATCATCGTCATATGAAAGCGGAGTGGCGTTATCAAGATGTGCCAAACAAATTATGGAAAATCCCTAGGTTGACTGATTTTTGGGGGATTGGGCATCGAACGGCTAAGCGTCTAGAAGCGTTGAACATCCATTCAATTGCCGAGTTAGCGCAGGCTGACTATTACGTATTAAAAAGTCGACTAGGTGTTGTTGGTACGCAACTTTATGCGCATGCGTGGGGAATTGATCGCACGTTTTTAGGTCAGCCATATCAACCGCAATCTAAATCAGTTGGAAATTCGCAAGTGTTACCCCGTAATTATCATGATGCCCGTGAGCTAGAAATTGTAATTATTGAAATGGCAGATCAAGTTGGCACGCGTTTGAGGCGCTTAGGTGCTAAAGCGCAAGTTGTTAGCTTAAGTTTGGGTTTTTCGCTAGGATATATAAATCGTGAAGGTAAAACGAGTGTTAAAAAGCAACTGAAAATTTCACCAACGAATACAAGTCGTGAGTTAGCAAGGCACTTATTACAGATATTTCGTCACCAATATCAGCAAGAGGAAGTGCGAACAGTGGCGATTAATACAAGTGAATTGATTTTTACTAATGCCTTACAGTTAGATTTATTTAGTGAACCAGAAGAACAAATTAAGCAAGTACGCGTTGATTATGTGGTCGATACAATACGTAAAAAGTATGGCTTTTGCTCTTTAATTCACGCGAATAGTTTATTAGAAGGGGGACGTGCCATTGCTCGTGCGAGTTTAGTTGGTGGCCATGCAGGTGGTATGGGTGGTTTAGATTAG
- a CDS encoding 5-formyltetrahydrofolate cyclo-ligase produces MMGSKTNLRNEQLAKRKQLSASYREQAERVMLEKLVLLPEYQTAEMIFCYIGMEDELNTWHFIERFWQDGKQVCVPRVISRDQMEIRELHKGTILERSAFGVLEPTTTSPLVSSEQIHLVLVPCVTANLAGDRLGYGGGFYDRFLKNSQAYTVLCLWQKMIYSAIPVEEHDMKVDKVITE; encoded by the coding sequence ATGATGGGAAGCAAAACTAATTTAAGAAACGAACAATTAGCTAAACGAAAACAGTTGTCAGCATCATACCGTGAGCAAGCGGAGCGAGTGATGTTAGAAAAACTTGTCTTGTTACCAGAATACCAAACAGCTGAGATGATTTTTTGTTACATTGGTATGGAAGATGAGTTGAATACGTGGCATTTTATCGAACGCTTTTGGCAGGATGGGAAACAGGTCTGTGTTCCACGTGTTATTAGCCGAGATCAAATGGAAATTCGTGAACTACATAAGGGAACAATTTTAGAACGTAGTGCGTTTGGTGTGTTAGAACCAACGACGACAAGTCCTTTAGTGTCAAGTGAGCAGATTCACTTAGTCTTGGTTCCTTGTGTGACAGCTAATCTAGCCGGTGATCGGTTGGGTTATGGTGGTGGTTTTTATGATCGTTTCTTAAAAAATAGTCAAGCGTATACCGTGCTTTGTCTTTGGCAAAAGATGATTTATTCGGCAATCCCTGTTGAAGAACATGATATGAAAGTAGATAAGGTAATAACAGAGTAG
- a CDS encoding GntR family transcriptional regulator — translation MSENNHNIPRYLQIHNQLRQEIEEGKWRIGDKLPSERDLAIHFDVSRMTLRQAVQTLADEGVLERKIGSGTYVAAKKVQETLTGTTSFSEIVRAQGKEPSAKAVSFFVTQPSASEMEKLNLHPTDKILKVERIRYANDVPICFEVMSIPYELVKEFSKAEIIKSFYETMQIKGNYRIGYSEQNITATLARERTADFLDTKKGEAMLKLIQVTYLEDGRPFEMVRSYYVADRFEFVLERR, via the coding sequence ATGTCTGAAAATAACCATAATATACCAAGATATTTACAAATTCATAATCAACTAAGACAAGAAATCGAAGAAGGGAAATGGCGAATTGGTGATAAATTACCGTCTGAGCGCGATTTAGCGATTCACTTCGATGTAAGTAGAATGACCTTGCGTCAAGCCGTTCAAACGCTAGCGGACGAAGGTGTATTAGAGCGTAAAATCGGATCAGGAACGTATGTCGCGGCTAAAAAAGTCCAAGAAACGTTAACTGGTACGACGAGTTTTTCTGAAATTGTGCGAGCACAAGGTAAAGAACCTTCGGCTAAAGCTGTTTCATTTTTTGTTACACAGCCAAGTGCAAGTGAGATGGAAAAATTAAATTTACATCCAACTGATAAAATTTTGAAAGTTGAGCGTATTCGTTACGCTAACGATGTGCCAATTTGTTTTGAAGTGATGTCGATTCCTTATGAATTAGTCAAAGAGTTTAGTAAGGCGGAGATTATTAAGTCTTTCTATGAAACGATGCAGATAAAAGGTAATTATCGTATTGGTTACTCAGAGCAAAATATTACCGCAACGTTAGCAAGAGAGCGTACAGCAGATTTTTTAGATACGAAAAAAGGTGAGGCAATGCTGAAATTAATCCAAGTCACGTACCTAGAAGACGGTCGTCCATTTGAGATGGTTCGTTCATACTATGTTGCCGATCGTTTTGAATTTGTCTTAGAGCGTAGATAA
- a CDS encoding ComF family protein, giving the protein MNCLNCDRIIQENITLRELFSWQSLTPEILCKECRRMFISQKIDKNKGCKICHAFGEESICDECLEWRNIYGCDYQHHSCFYYNKFFSEWLERFKRQGDYVLGQIFAKEIARAVIDIHPDLVVPMPSATAHLAERGFNQVAVMLEFAGVSYIEPLVMTESSGSQSKKTREERLRAIINFELKEDYRSVLTQRSILLVDDVYTTGTTLHRAAHALAPYVKKIETFSLCR; this is encoded by the coding sequence ATGAATTGTCTAAATTGTGATCGAATCATTCAAGAAAATATTACATTAAGAGAGTTATTTAGTTGGCAGTCGTTAACACCTGAAATCTTGTGTAAAGAATGTCGGCGTATGTTCATTTCTCAAAAAATTGATAAGAACAAAGGGTGTAAAATTTGTCATGCTTTTGGTGAAGAGTCGATTTGTGATGAGTGTTTAGAATGGAGAAACATATACGGTTGTGACTATCAGCATCATAGTTGTTTTTATTATAATAAATTTTTTTCGGAGTGGTTAGAACGATTCAAGCGCCAAGGCGATTATGTTTTAGGGCAGATATTTGCTAAAGAAATCGCTCGAGCTGTCATTGATATTCATCCTGATTTAGTTGTTCCAATGCCAAGCGCTACCGCTCACTTGGCTGAACGTGGGTTTAATCAAGTTGCAGTGATGCTTGAATTTGCTGGTGTGTCATACATTGAGCCGTTAGTTATGACTGAAAGTAGTGGTTCACAATCTAAAAAAACACGAGAAGAAAGGTTACGAGCGATAATAAACTTTGAATTAAAAGAAGATTATCGTTCAGTATTAACTCAACGATCAATATTGCTTGTAGATGACGTCTATACCACTGGTACGACTCTTCATCGTGCGGCCCATGCGTTGGCTCCATATGTAAAAAAAATCGAAACTTTTAGCTTATGTCGCTAA
- a CDS encoding YigZ family protein, with translation MTNEYITIKENGIHEIEIKKSRFITKLVRIESEEQARNIIQQTKKEHWKANHNCSAYVLGNKQDIQRSSDDGEPSGTAGVPMLEVLKKQEIINTLAIVTRYFGGTKLGAGGLIRAYSSAVSESIKAIGLVKGTLQQEVAITIDYPQHNSLEYFLTQNDYTIAETIFTDKVTVNVMIDETLVEAFQEALINLLNGQLTLTLGETKYFEQPINCE, from the coding sequence TTGACTAATGAGTATATAACAATTAAAGAAAATGGTATCCATGAAATTGAAATAAAAAAATCACGCTTTATTACGAAACTGGTACGAATTGAATCAGAGGAACAAGCGCGTAATATTATCCAACAAACAAAAAAAGAACATTGGAAAGCTAACCATAATTGTAGCGCCTATGTTCTTGGTAATAAACAAGATATCCAACGTAGTAGCGATGATGGCGAACCTAGCGGAACAGCTGGTGTTCCAATGCTTGAAGTGTTAAAAAAGCAAGAAATTATTAATACATTAGCGATTGTTACACGTTATTTTGGTGGGACTAAACTTGGAGCCGGTGGTTTGATTAGAGCATATAGCAGTGCTGTTTCGGAATCAATTAAAGCCATTGGCCTTGTTAAAGGCACCTTACAACAAGAAGTCGCCATCACGATAGATTACCCACAGCACAATTCTTTAGAGTATTTTTTAACTCAAAATGATTATACTATTGCGGAGACGATATTCACTGACAAAGTGACGGTGAACGTGATGATTGATGAAACGCTAGTTGAGGCATTTCAAGAGGCGTTGATCAACCTTTTAAACGGACAACTAACATTGACACTAGGTGAAACAAAATATTTTGAACAACCCATTAATTGTGAGTAA
- a CDS encoding mechanosensitive ion channel family protein, producing MLLLTAQTTTSDTFFQEDTVQKFGVLSEYWQSIDWSSILSLIINKSILIIATTVLILFIKKIGQRLIKRSFQNKKFTENHGQNRIDTLYALTKNVFSYILLFIYLYTLLTIIGIPVGSLIAGAGIAGVAIGLGAQGFINDLITGFFIIFEKQIEVGDYVIINESEGTVQSVGLRTTKVKSTDGVVHFIPNRSILVISNFSKANRLAVIQLRINPNSDLELIKQIVTDVNQQLTPLFPEIEDEPNIVGVVDTGNGNLALKVVIPTLNGAQVKVQTKFLEEYLLALKAAGIELPTSPINLSDVKK from the coding sequence ATGTTACTCTTAACAGCTCAAACCACAACGTCAGACACTTTTTTCCAAGAAGATACAGTCCAAAAATTCGGTGTCTTGTCTGAGTATTGGCAATCCATTGACTGGTCGTCCATTTTATCACTGATTATCAACAAAAGTATCCTAATTATCGCTACTACTGTGTTGATTTTATTTATCAAAAAAATTGGACAACGTTTAATTAAACGCTCCTTCCAGAATAAAAAATTCACTGAAAATCACGGCCAAAATCGAATTGATACCCTGTATGCTCTAACGAAAAATGTCTTCAGCTATATTTTACTATTCATCTACTTGTATACATTACTAACGATTATTGGTATTCCAGTAGGTTCTTTAATCGCTGGTGCGGGTATTGCTGGTGTAGCGATTGGTCTTGGGGCGCAAGGATTTATTAATGACTTAATTACTGGATTTTTCATTATTTTTGAGAAACAAATCGAAGTCGGTGACTATGTCATCATCAACGAATCGGAAGGAACCGTACAATCAGTCGGATTACGAACTACCAAAGTCAAATCAACTGACGGTGTAGTTCATTTCATCCCTAATCGCAGTATTTTGGTCATTAGTAATTTTTCTAAAGCTAATCGCTTGGCGGTTATCCAACTACGTATCAACCCTAATAGTGATCTAGAGCTAATCAAGCAAATTGTAACAGACGTGAATCAGCAGTTAACGCCGCTGTTCCCTGAAATAGAAGACGAACCTAATATTGTCGGAGTCGTTGACACAGGCAATGGTAATCTAGCCTTGAAAGTGGTAATCCCTACTTTAAACGGGGCACAGGTAAAAGTACAAACGAAATTTTTAGAAGAATATTTATTGGCATTAAAAGCAGCTGGCATCGAACTACCTACTTCACCTATTAATTTGAGTGATGTCAAAAAATAA
- a CDS encoding formate/nitrite transporter family protein, with translation MHTADEVVELAIKSGVKKAHTSHRNKLILGFLAGAFVALGYVAYIKAVAGLPHEYHSIVGGMVFPIGLICILFGAGELITSNMMTLSIAWFDKKVSTREMLVNWAIVTFANLLGALFVAYFFGHILQLTEGSYLETTREIAHTKVDMPFVKAFVSGIGCNWMVGMAVWICYGAKDAAGKLLGVWFPIMIFVLIGFQHNVANMFVIPAAIFNGADITWFQMLQNFVPVYLGNLVGGSVLVSAIFYTTLKKKK, from the coding sequence ATGCATACAGCAGATGAAGTAGTAGAACTAGCGATTAAAAGTGGTGTAAAAAAAGCACATACATCACATCGCAATAAATTAATTTTAGGATTTTTAGCGGGAGCTTTCGTAGCGTTGGGCTATGTTGCTTATATTAAAGCGGTAGCAGGTTTGCCTCATGAATATCATTCGATAGTGGGAGGAATGGTGTTCCCAATCGGACTTATTTGTATTTTATTTGGAGCAGGTGAATTAATCACGAGTAACATGATGACACTATCGATTGCATGGTTTGACAAGAAAGTTTCGACACGTGAAATGTTAGTCAATTGGGCGATTGTAACGTTTGCTAACTTATTAGGAGCGCTTTTTGTTGCGTATTTCTTCGGTCATATTTTACAATTAACAGAAGGTTCATATTTAGAAACAACGCGTGAAATAGCACATACTAAAGTTGATATGCCATTTGTAAAAGCATTTGTTTCAGGTATAGGTTGTAACTGGATGGTTGGTATGGCTGTTTGGATTTGTTACGGTGCGAAAGATGCCGCAGGAAAATTGTTAGGTGTGTGGTTCCCAATTATGATTTTCGTGTTAATTGGTTTCCAGCATAATGTAGCGAATATGTTCGTTATTCCAGCAGCTATCTTCAACGGTGCGGATATTACTTGGTTCCAAATGTTACAAAACTTTGTACCAGTTTATTTAGGAAACTTAGTAGGGGGATCTGTTCTAGTTTCTGCTATTTTCTATACAACGTTAAAAAAGAAAAAGTAA
- a CDS encoding DUF948 domain-containing protein, which translates to MTGTEVAALIAAIAFVILVVVLIFFLMTLLPKLKETLDNANTTMKKTQDVVDESNRTLKLVAKDVDVLSHQVEELLIKSNDLLNDVNGKVETIQPLFKAAADLGDSVSSINHSSRNVASKLGVMSGNAVKASVATKVGQSAFKLLRRKK; encoded by the coding sequence ATGACAGGAACAGAAGTTGCTGCCTTAATAGCAGCTATCGCGTTTGTTATTTTAGTCGTCGTGTTAATCTTCTTTTTAATGACATTATTACCAAAGTTAAAAGAAACTTTAGATAATGCTAATACAACGATGAAAAAAACTCAGGACGTTGTGGATGAAAGCAATCGTACCTTGAAACTTGTGGCTAAAGATGTGGATGTTTTAAGCCATCAAGTGGAAGAATTATTAATTAAAAGCAATGATTTATTAAATGATGTCAATGGCAAAGTCGAAACGATTCAACCGTTGTTTAAAGCGGCTGCAGACTTGGGAGATAGTGTTTCAAGCATTAACCATTCGAGTCGAAACGTTGCGAGCAAATTAGGTGTGATGAGCGGCAATGCTGTTAAAGCATCAGTGGCTACTAAAGTGGGTCAATCAGCGTTTAAATTGTTGCGAAGAAAAAAATAA